One Sulfuricurvum sp. IAE1 DNA segment encodes these proteins:
- a CDS encoding hydrogenase small subunit produces the protein MAERREAFKMLFSANSAKVETNKGEAYYDRLFKQCRARLDELKASQPLQAIDFHEILSDEGYDRREFMKWASAATAMLMLPPMFTPLVAEAAELMTRVPVIWLELQDCAGNSEALLRSDGPKIDEILLDIISLEFHETLMAAAGHQADAQLEDAMHAFKGKYLLFVEGAIPMGMEGQYGTIGASGETFHEHLLRVAADAAAVVAVGSCATYGGIPAAAPNPTEAVGVMDVLKGKPIINIPACPANPANMVGVILHFVLTGQVPELDSLLRPKFAFGYRIHDNCERRAHFDAGEFVEEWGDEGAKNNFCLYKMGCKGPMTFNNCSIVRYNEGVNWPIGVGRGCIGCSEPDFWDKYAYERPMSDANIKAPTGGVEKTVDQFGLGVLTATAVGIGIHAAASAVAGKKSDEGEAQ, from the coding sequence ATGGCCGAGCGTAGAGAAGCGTTTAAAATGCTGTTTAGTGCAAACAGCGCGAAAGTGGAGACGAACAAAGGGGAAGCGTATTACGACAGACTCTTCAAGCAGTGCCGTGCGCGGCTTGACGAGCTCAAAGCGTCGCAGCCGCTTCAGGCGATCGATTTTCACGAGATCCTCAGCGACGAGGGATACGATCGCCGCGAATTCATGAAATGGGCGAGCGCGGCGACGGCGATGCTGATGCTCCCTCCTATGTTTACGCCGCTGGTAGCCGAAGCCGCCGAACTGATGACCCGCGTTCCGGTCATCTGGCTCGAACTCCAAGACTGCGCCGGGAACTCCGAAGCGCTCCTGCGAAGCGACGGGCCGAAAATCGACGAGATCTTGCTTGATATCATTTCACTCGAATTCCATGAGACGCTGATGGCAGCGGCCGGGCATCAGGCGGATGCGCAGCTCGAAGACGCGATGCACGCGTTCAAAGGCAAATACCTCCTCTTTGTCGAAGGGGCCATTCCGATGGGGATGGAAGGGCAGTACGGTACGATCGGCGCAAGCGGCGAGACGTTTCATGAACACCTGTTACGGGTTGCCGCCGATGCTGCGGCTGTCGTCGCGGTCGGAAGCTGTGCGACGTACGGCGGTATTCCCGCCGCGGCGCCGAACCCCACCGAAGCGGTCGGGGTCATGGATGTCCTCAAAGGCAAACCGATCATCAATATTCCCGCCTGTCCGGCCAATCCAGCCAACATGGTCGGGGTGATCTTGCATTTCGTGCTGACGGGGCAGGTGCCTGAACTCGATTCGCTGCTGCGTCCGAAATTCGCGTTCGGATACCGGATCCACGACAACTGCGAACGACGTGCCCATTTCGATGCGGGCGAGTTCGTCGAAGAGTGGGGGGACGAAGGGGCGAAAAATAATTTCTGTCTCTATAAAATGGGCTGCAAGGGTCCGATGACGTTCAACAACTGCTCAATAGTCCGCTACAATGAAGGGGTTAACTGGCCGATCGGGGTCGGACGCGGATGCATCGGATGCTCCGAACCCGATTTCTGGGATAAATACGCCTATGAGCGTCCGATGAGCGACGCCAATATCAAAGCGCCGACCGGAGGCGTCGAAAAAACCGTCGACCAGTTCGGTCTGGGCGTTCTGACCGCTACGGCGGTAGGTATCGGTATCCATGCCGCCGCAAGTGCGGTTGCGGGTAAAAAATCAGATGAAGGGGAAGCACAATGA
- a CDS encoding nickel-dependent hydrogenase large subunit produces the protein MSKHIVIDPITRIEGHLRIEAVIDDNNTIVDAYSSSTMFRGIEEILKGRDPRDCGLLAMRICGVCTGTHYQRSIEAVEHAFGVTIPKNARLVRNLIQGALYVHDHVVHFYHLHALDWVDITKALEADPAKAVSEAQKWASVAGVAAWGDSESAYKAVQERLTKFVKQGRLGPFAKGYWGNKHYKLTPEQNLVAVSHYLEALDLQRDAAKMQAIFGGKNPHPQSIVVGGVTCVQDIQNPARIALFKNLLLKFRDFIKRAYLPDVYMAGTMYADEALDGTGGGLKNYLSYGDFRLDDTEFYKSALLFPSGIVVGGDISKVIPLDQGKIAEDVTHSWYEGAKPLHPYDGQTIPYYTGFGKKEGGIAYLDTEKKYSWIKSPIYDDTRMEVGPLARMVVGVAAKDERITKYVTNFLTRGKLPISVLFSTVGRTAARAIETELMADVMVEWTDELAANVAAGDLSTWTEFDFNAVSKSAKGYGMAEAPRGALGHWVRIEEGKVANYQAIVPSTWNAGPRDYKGRMGAYESSLIGTKVADPEQPLEILRTIHSFDPCIACAVHLVDTKGRELGVYKVDSVCAI, from the coding sequence ATGAGTAAACATATCGTAATCGATCCGATCACGCGTATCGAGGGGCATCTGCGTATCGAAGCGGTGATCGACGACAACAATACGATCGTCGACGCCTACAGTTCGTCAACGATGTTCCGGGGTATCGAGGAGATCCTCAAAGGGCGCGATCCTCGTGACTGCGGACTCCTGGCGATGCGTATCTGCGGCGTCTGTACGGGGACCCATTACCAGCGCTCCATCGAGGCGGTCGAACATGCGTTCGGCGTGACCATTCCCAAAAACGCCCGTCTGGTGCGGAACCTGATTCAGGGCGCGCTTTACGTCCACGACCACGTCGTCCATTTCTATCACCTTCATGCGCTCGACTGGGTCGATATCACCAAAGCGCTCGAAGCCGATCCGGCCAAAGCGGTCTCCGAAGCGCAAAAATGGGCTTCGGTGGCGGGTGTCGCGGCATGGGGAGACAGCGAATCGGCCTATAAAGCAGTACAGGAGAGATTGACGAAATTCGTCAAACAAGGCCGCCTCGGGCCGTTTGCCAAAGGGTACTGGGGGAACAAGCATTACAAACTGACCCCCGAGCAGAACCTTGTCGCGGTTTCACACTACCTCGAAGCGCTCGACCTGCAGCGTGATGCCGCTAAAATGCAGGCGATTTTCGGGGGTAAAAACCCGCATCCGCAAAGCATCGTCGTCGGCGGCGTGACCTGTGTGCAGGATATTCAAAACCCCGCTCGGATCGCGCTGTTCAAAAACCTGCTTCTCAAATTCCGCGATTTCATCAAACGCGCGTATCTTCCCGACGTCTATATGGCCGGGACGATGTACGCCGACGAGGCGCTTGACGGGACCGGCGGCGGGCTTAAGAACTATCTCAGCTACGGCGATTTCCGTCTTGATGACACCGAATTTTACAAATCGGCGCTCCTCTTCCCAAGCGGTATTGTCGTGGGCGGGGACATCTCCAAAGTGATTCCCCTCGATCAGGGTAAAATCGCCGAGGACGTCACCCACTCCTGGTACGAAGGGGCCAAACCGCTCCACCCCTACGACGGGCAAACGATCCCATATTACACGGGGTTCGGCAAAAAAGAGGGGGGAATCGCCTACCTGGATACCGAGAAAAAATACAGCTGGATCAAGTCGCCGATCTACGACGATACCCGTATGGAAGTAGGGCCGCTGGCCCGTATGGTCGTCGGTGTCGCCGCCAAGGACGAGCGGATCACCAAGTATGTCACCAACTTCCTCACACGCGGAAAACTTCCGATATCGGTTCTGTTCTCGACCGTCGGGCGGACCGCAGCACGCGCGATCGAGACCGAACTGATGGCCGACGTCATGGTCGAATGGACCGACGAGCTGGCCGCAAACGTCGCCGCAGGCGATCTGAGCACGTGGACGGAATTTGATTTCAATGCCGTCAGCAAAAGCGCCAAAGGGTACGGTATGGCCGAAGCCCCGCGGGGTGCGCTGGGGCACTGGGTCCGGATTGAAGAGGGCAAAGTCGCCAATTACCAGGCGATCGTCCCTTCGACGTGGAATGCGGGTCCCCGCGACTACAAAGGACGGATGGGAGCGTACGAATCGAGCCTGATCGGTACGAAAGTCGCCGATCCCGAACAGCCGCTGGAAATTTTGCGGACCATCCACAGTTTCGACCCGTGTATCGCGTGTGCGGTTCACCTTGTCGATACCAAAGGCAGAGAGCTCGGCGTCTATAAAGTCGACAGCGTTTGCGCCATCTAG
- a CDS encoding cytochrome b/b6 domain-containing protein, whose amino-acid sequence MKPGYEKIKRMTPAMRIIHWVNVISIVAAVITGLYIAHPYYQSFIADPAVDKYVMAWNRWIHFIGAILLDVTSVAVAYLYFFSRFEKPYKKLVPNAQNMTEFKEVLINLLTLNRRKNFDSSHSDSFNVVYFTIMHLMLILMLLTGLQMYVHGLASGESSIGAWWPWMLHLTTDWTLWVFGGNMGVRYVHHLTMWWIVAWVMFHIYYQIWRTIFWQEGDIAIAFGGSKFKKSSEAE is encoded by the coding sequence ATGAAACCCGGATACGAAAAAATCAAACGGATGACCCCCGCCATGCGGATCATCCACTGGGTCAACGTGATTTCCATCGTCGCGGCGGTGATCACGGGGCTCTACATCGCCCATCCTTATTACCAGAGTTTCATCGCCGATCCGGCGGTGGACAAATACGTGATGGCGTGGAATCGCTGGATCCATTTCATCGGGGCGATTTTGCTTGACGTCACGTCGGTGGCGGTGGCGTACCTTTACTTTTTCAGCCGGTTTGAAAAGCCGTACAAAAAGCTGGTTCCCAATGCGCAGAATATGACGGAATTCAAAGAGGTGCTGATCAATCTTCTCACCCTCAACCGCCGTAAAAATTTCGATTCCAGCCATAGCGACAGTTTTAACGTCGTCTATTTTACGATCATGCATCTGATGCTGATCCTGATGCTACTGACCGGATTGCAGATGTACGTTCACGGCCTGGCTTCGGGCGAGAGCAGTATCGGGGCGTGGTGGCCGTGGATGCTCCACCTCACGACCGACTGGACGCTGTGGGTGTTCGGCGGGAACATGGGGGTGCGTTACGTGCACCATTTGACCATGTGGTGGATCGTCGCGTGGGTGATGTTCCATATCTATTATCAGATCTGGCGGACTATTTTCTGGCAGGAAGGGGATATCGCCATCGCCTTTGGCGGTTCCAAATTCAAAAAAAGTTCGGAAGCGGAGTAA
- a CDS encoding HyaD/HybD family hydrogenase maturation endopeptidase, translated as MKSVVVVGIGNILFKDEGVGVYAGRYLDENYRFEPAIDIIDGGTLGFKLMTYYQSYDKVLILDTVSIDDAPGSVYHLPAEALMGLGSYRQTAHEVEVVEMLEICSLLDKMADVSVVGIIPEDIESVEIDLTLTLHGRFETMIETTLSELKKAGVEVIPKENPKPLAQIIDLYANPTMASFHPLQP; from the coding sequence ATGAAAAGCGTCGTCGTGGTCGGTATCGGCAACATCCTCTTTAAAGACGAAGGGGTCGGGGTCTATGCGGGACGGTACCTGGATGAGAATTACCGTTTCGAACCCGCTATCGACATTATCGACGGGGGGACCCTCGGGTTCAAGCTGATGACGTATTATCAGTCTTACGACAAAGTACTGATCCTCGATACGGTTTCCATCGACGATGCACCCGGATCGGTCTATCATCTCCCCGCCGAAGCGCTGATGGGACTGGGAAGCTACCGCCAGACCGCCCACGAGGTCGAAGTGGTCGAGATGCTCGAAATCTGTTCGCTGCTGGATAAAATGGCCGACGTCAGCGTCGTGGGGATCATCCCCGAAGATATCGAAAGCGTGGAGATCGATCTCACCCTTACATTGCACGGCCGCTTCGAGACGATGATCGAAACGACGCTGAGTGAACTGAAAAAGGCCGGGGTCGAGGTCATTCCCAAAGAGAACCCAAAACCGCTTGCCCAGATCATCGATCTCTACGCAAACCCCACGATGGCATCGTTCCATCCCCTTCAACCCTAA
- the hypF gene encoding carbamoyltransferase HypF, which yields MESSEGFISKRLLITLRGIVQGVGFRPFVYRIAKRHGIRGYVTNTPEGVLIDAEGRALEAFLSALRHDLPPLARIDVLESSEAAEIGYRTFEIRESRVGEGSAAIPLESALCGACEREMRDPSDRRYGYPFINCTDCGPRYTIMQIPPYDRVRTSMKHFEMCDACRAEYTDPASRRFHAEPISCPECGPKLRLLDAAGGEIDEDPIEGAARQLKEGKTIALKGLGGFHLMCDATSETAVSDLRRRKRRRAKPLAVMFASMEQLRSHARIDDDEAALIGGNVKPIVLVDADPASSLAPSVAPGIGRIGVFLPYTPLHRILLEKVDFPLVATSANLSDEPILTRAEEVIQRLGDVVDAILDHDRSIVNALDDAVVQVAEGHTLMLRMGRGYAPLTFPLGGALDKPLLAVGAHQKSAVGLGIGRSLILGGHIGDLGSLEAEEYFERNIHTLERFYGCDPQTILHDPHPGYASTRYALERTKKVAAVQHHYAHILACMAEHALDERVIGFSFDGTGYGDNGTMWGGEVLIADVHGYERIGFIKPFALLGGDKAVKEPRRIALALLFERYSLEEVLSMQIPTTEAFLPHEIRQLHHMWSKNLNAPRSSSMGRLFDAVASLGGFVQSLDYEGQGGLVMEGYACEREDEPFAFSIEEGGCVDVLPMVEQIIALLPSEEARRTIAGRFIATVVSIIETFASRYPELPVAVGGGVFQNRALMRRLYRRFEGKRFYAQQRTPPNDGSIALGQAWWGVHNL from the coding sequence ATGGAGTCGTCGGAGGGATTTATCTCTAAACGTCTGCTCATAACGCTCCGCGGGATCGTGCAGGGGGTCGGCTTCCGTCCGTTTGTATACCGTATCGCCAAACGCCACGGGATACGCGGATACGTGACCAATACCCCCGAAGGGGTTTTGATCGATGCGGAGGGAAGAGCCCTCGAAGCGTTTCTTTCGGCTTTGCGGCACGATCTTCCCCCCCTTGCACGGATCGATGTACTGGAGAGTTCCGAGGCGGCCGAAATCGGCTACCGGACTTTTGAAATCCGTGAAAGCCGGGTAGGGGAGGGGAGCGCGGCGATCCCTCTGGAGAGTGCGCTGTGCGGCGCATGCGAACGTGAGATGCGCGACCCTTCCGACCGGCGTTACGGTTATCCTTTCATCAACTGCACCGACTGCGGACCGCGCTACACGATCATGCAGATACCTCCCTATGACCGTGTCCGCACGTCGATGAAACATTTCGAGATGTGCGATGCGTGCCGCGCCGAATACACCGATCCCGCATCGCGCCGTTTCCATGCCGAACCGATCAGTTGCCCCGAATGCGGACCGAAACTGAGACTTCTTGATGCTGCGGGCGGCGAAATCGACGAAGATCCGATCGAAGGTGCCGCAAGACAGCTTAAAGAAGGGAAAACGATCGCGCTCAAAGGGCTCGGGGGATTTCACCTGATGTGCGATGCCACGTCCGAAACGGCGGTTTCGGATTTGCGCCGCCGCAAACGACGCCGGGCCAAACCATTGGCGGTGATGTTCGCTTCTATGGAGCAGCTTCGTTCCCACGCCCGCATCGATGATGACGAAGCGGCGCTGATCGGGGGAAACGTCAAGCCGATCGTGCTGGTGGATGCCGATCCCGCATCGTCGCTGGCCCCTTCCGTGGCGCCGGGAATCGGACGGATCGGCGTGTTCTTGCCCTACACTCCGCTGCACCGCATCCTTTTGGAAAAGGTCGATTTTCCGCTGGTGGCGACGAGCGCCAATCTCAGCGACGAACCTATCCTGACCCGTGCCGAAGAGGTGATTCAACGGCTGGGTGACGTTGTCGATGCGATCCTCGATCATGACCGAAGCATCGTCAACGCGCTCGATGACGCCGTCGTACAGGTTGCGGAAGGTCATACGCTGATGCTTCGGATGGGGCGGGGATACGCCCCGCTGACGTTTCCGCTGGGGGGTGCGCTGGACAAACCTCTTTTGGCCGTCGGCGCGCATCAAAAAAGTGCGGTCGGGCTTGGAATCGGCCGCAGTCTTATCCTTGGAGGCCACATCGGGGACCTCGGGAGCCTCGAAGCCGAGGAGTATTTCGAACGCAACATCCATACGCTGGAACGGTTTTACGGTTGCGACCCTCAGACGATCCTGCATGATCCCCACCCGGGCTACGCATCGACCCGATACGCTTTGGAGCGGACCAAAAAAGTTGCGGCGGTACAGCACCATTATGCCCACATACTCGCCTGCATGGCCGAACACGCACTGGATGAGAGGGTGATCGGCTTTTCGTTTGACGGGACGGGCTATGGGGATAACGGTACGATGTGGGGCGGAGAGGTGCTGATTGCCGACGTCCACGGGTATGAGAGAATCGGTTTTATCAAACCTTTCGCCCTTCTGGGCGGGGATAAAGCGGTCAAAGAGCCGCGCCGCATCGCCCTGGCTTTGCTGTTCGAGCGCTATTCGCTCGAAGAAGTGCTCTCGATGCAAATCCCCACGACCGAGGCATTTTTGCCCCATGAAATCCGGCAGCTGCACCATATGTGGAGCAAAAATCTCAACGCTCCGCGATCGAGCTCGATGGGGCGGCTTTTCGATGCGGTCGCTTCGCTGGGGGGATTCGTCCAGAGCCTCGATTACGAAGGGCAGGGGGGACTCGTGATGGAGGGCTATGCCTGCGAGCGCGAGGATGAACCGTTTGCGTTTTCGATCGAGGAGGGGGGATGTGTCGATGTCTTGCCGATGGTGGAACAAATCATCGCGCTCCTCCCCTCAGAGGAAGCCCGTCGTACGATCGCGGGGCGGTTTATTGCGACCGTGGTGTCGATCATCGAAACCTTCGCGTCGCGTTATCCCGAACTCCCTGTTGCCGTAGGGGGAGGGGTATTCCAAAACCGTGCCCTGATGCGTCGTCTGTATCGCCGTTTTGAGGGGAAACGGTTTTATGCCCAGCAGCGTACCCCGCCCAATGACGGTTCGATTGCTCTGGGACAGGCATGGTGGGGGGTTCACAACCTTTAG
- a CDS encoding transposase, with amino-acid sequence MEPTVQCIFCGGRLYHLAEGMVKCPSCRKKYSPAKLHTDMAVIDAFCAGSNASAAARALNLNYVTVKKRYDRLRALITEHLELLYQNRSEAIGEYEEYIYLEAAKRHDERHIFDAHNFITFDYGGWVYTLMMPSLHRYKQQFLDDNLHDVYYREFTKFLRINRIAKLQKRNNAITRFWGFFESFILEYRGVESEHFVYYLKEAEFKFNYPSSEQPHVLKQLWLEAKP; translated from the coding sequence ATGGAACCGACGGTACAATGCATTTTTTGCGGGGGAAGGCTCTATCATCTGGCCGAGGGGATGGTCAAATGCCCATCGTGCCGCAAAAAATACAGCCCTGCCAAACTGCACACCGACATGGCGGTCATCGACGCGTTTTGCGCGGGTTCAAACGCATCCGCGGCGGCGCGCGCGCTGAACCTTAATTACGTCACCGTCAAAAAACGCTACGACCGGCTCCGAGCCCTCATTACCGAACATCTCGAACTGCTCTACCAAAACCGTTCCGAAGCGATCGGGGAATACGAAGAGTATATCTACCTCGAGGCGGCCAAGCGCCACGACGAGCGCCATATTTTCGATGCCCACAATTTCATTACCTTCGATTACGGCGGATGGGTCTACACCCTGATGATGCCCTCCCTTCACCGCTATAAACAGCAGTTTCTCGACGACAATCTGCACGACGTCTATTATCGGGAGTTCACCAAGTTCCTCCGCATCAACCGGATCGCAAAACTCCAGAAACGAAACAATGCAATCACCCGTTTCTGGGGATTTTTCGAATCATTCATCCTCGAATACCGTGGAGTGGAGTCCGAACACTTCGTCTATTATCTCAAAGAGGCCGAATTCAAATTCAACTACCCCTCTTCCGAACAGCCGCACGTCCTCAAACAGTTATGGCTGGAGGCAAAGCCCTAA
- the hypB gene encoding hydrogenase nickel incorporation protein HypB → MCKDCGCSITDHHPHTHVDEFGNEYTHTHGDHHHDGHDHHSQAHQAAHETLHHNPQLNDPKTISVITKILDKNDTEARHNREHFNEHGVLAINLMSSPGSGKTTLLEKMASLAPFKYGVIEGDLETSRDADRLKAVGIPAVQIQTGSACHLDAFMVHKGLHDLPLAPLDVCFIENVGNLVCPASYDVGSHLNIVLVSIPEGEDKIAKYPVMFRTADLILITKTDLLPYFNYDIEREKAQARKIKPSVDILEVNINDEASIMKVIEWIEFKRKMRN, encoded by the coding sequence ATGTGCAAAGACTGCGGCTGTTCGATTACCGATCATCACCCCCATACCCATGTTGACGAGTTCGGCAACGAATATACTCATACACACGGCGATCATCATCATGACGGCCACGATCATCACTCTCAAGCCCATCAGGCGGCGCACGAGACACTTCACCACAATCCGCAGCTCAATGACCCCAAAACCATTTCGGTTATTACGAAGATTTTAGACAAAAACGATACCGAAGCCCGCCATAACCGCGAACATTTCAACGAGCACGGCGTTTTGGCGATCAACCTCATGAGCTCACCCGGCAGCGGGAAAACGACGCTGCTGGAAAAAATGGCGTCCCTCGCACCGTTCAAATACGGGGTGATCGAGGGGGATCTGGAGACGAGCCGCGATGCGGACCGGCTCAAAGCGGTGGGGATACCGGCCGTGCAGATCCAGACCGGGAGCGCGTGCCATCTGGACGCGTTTATGGTGCACAAAGGTCTGCATGATCTGCCTCTCGCACCGCTCGATGTCTGTTTTATCGAAAACGTCGGTAACCTCGTGTGTCCGGCCAGCTACGACGTAGGGTCGCATCTCAACATCGTCCTCGTCTCTATCCCAGAGGGGGAAGACAAGATCGCCAAATACCCCGTCATGTTCCGCACGGCCGATCTCATCCTCATTACCAAAACCGATCTGTTGCCCTATTTCAACTACGACATTGAGCGTGAAAAAGCCCAAGCGCGAAAGATCAAACCCTCCGTCGACATTTTGGAAGTCAATATCAACGACGAAGCTTCTATCATGAAAGTCATCGAGTGGATCGAATTCAAACGAAAGATGAGAAATTAA
- a CDS encoding HypC/HybG/HupF family hydrogenase formation chaperone, producing MCLSIPSKVVKIDSETNTAIVDTMGVQRSAGLDLMEEGSVNVGDYVLLHIGFIMNKIDEEDALESLKVYREILEKMDESERRAAIAESDNCPNGGA from the coding sequence ATGTGCCTCTCCATCCCCTCGAAAGTGGTCAAAATTGATAGTGAGACCAATACCGCCATTGTCGATACGATGGGAGTGCAGCGCAGCGCCGGGCTGGATCTGATGGAAGAAGGATCGGTAAACGTGGGAGACTATGTGTTGCTGCACATCGGATTTATCATGAACAAGATCGACGAAGAAGACGCCCTCGAATCGCTCAAAGTGTATCGGGAGATTCTGGAAAAAATGGACGAATCCGAAAGGCGCGCCGCAATAGCAGAGAGTGACAATTGCCCTAACGGCGGAGCCTGA
- the hypD gene encoding hydrogenase formation protein HypD, with the protein MALELKNLYDDFRNADTIKAYAAIISEDARRLKSPINIMEVCGGHTHTIMKYGILQLLPQNIRFVHGPGCPVCIMPKERIDHAYVLSMQDNVILVTLGDMIKVPGSNGSLQDARSKGADVRFVYSPLDCLKIARENPDKTVIFFAIGFETTTPMTAALLETVIKEDIPNILLHLNHVAVPEPMRALIGDEACIIDAFLGPSHVSVISGSKIYEEFPRDWGKPVVVSGFEPVDVMQSISMIVKQFIEGRCELEVEYKRAVTREGNLKAQAMVDKYFQKVDFRWRGLGDIPQSGMGLRAQYDCYNAEKIYDAVLPKEEINDHKLCICGDILKGKATPPECSIFGTACKPSSPVGSCMVSSEGACAAYYKYGNPV; encoded by the coding sequence ATGGCTCTGGAACTCAAAAACCTCTACGACGATTTCCGTAACGCCGACACGATCAAAGCATATGCCGCGATCATTTCCGAGGATGCGCGTCGTCTGAAATCTCCGATCAACATCATGGAGGTGTGCGGCGGGCATACCCACACGATCATGAAATACGGCATTCTGCAGCTGTTGCCCCAGAACATCCGTTTCGTCCACGGTCCGGGATGCCCCGTGTGCATCATGCCCAAAGAACGGATTGACCATGCCTATGTCCTGAGCATGCAAGACAACGTCATCCTGGTAACGCTGGGCGACATGATCAAGGTTCCCGGCAGCAACGGGAGTTTACAGGACGCGCGGAGCAAGGGGGCGGATGTCCGGTTCGTCTATTCGCCGCTGGATTGTCTGAAGATTGCGCGGGAAAACCCAGACAAAACGGTGATCTTTTTCGCCATCGGGTTCGAGACGACCACCCCGATGACTGCCGCGCTTTTGGAGACGGTGATCAAAGAGGATATCCCAAACATCCTGCTGCATCTCAACCACGTCGCGGTCCCCGAACCGATGCGCGCGCTCATCGGCGATGAGGCGTGCATCATCGATGCGTTTTTGGGTCCCTCGCACGTCAGCGTCATCAGCGGGAGCAAGATTTACGAAGAGTTCCCCCGCGACTGGGGCAAACCGGTCGTGGTGAGCGGATTCGAGCCGGTGGACGTGATGCAATCGATCAGCATGATCGTCAAGCAGTTCATTGAAGGGCGTTGCGAGCTGGAGGTGGAGTACAAACGTGCCGTGACCCGTGAGGGGAACCTCAAAGCGCAGGCGATGGTGGATAAATATTTTCAGAAAGTGGACTTCCGCTGGCGCGGACTGGGCGACATCCCCCAGAGCGGTATGGGGCTGAGAGCCCAGTACGACTGCTACAACGCCGAGAAAATCTACGATGCGGTTCTGCCCAAAGAAGAGATCAACGACCACAAACTCTGCATCTGCGGTGACATCCTAAAAGGCAAAGCAACCCCGCCTGAGTGCTCCATCTTCGGTACCGCGTGCAAACCGAGTAGCCCGGTCGGGAGCTGTATGGTCAGCTCCGAAGGGGCGTGCGCGGCGTATTACAAATATGGGAATCCGGTATGA
- the hypE gene encoding hydrogenase expression/formation protein HypE, whose product MTKTITLAQGNGGEENNDLIKKVFYKAFKNEILERSEDAAVIGNLAMTTDSFTVSPLFFAGADIGKLAICGTCNDLAMMGAAPRYLTCAVIIEEGFDVASLERIVESMRRELEINGAVVVSGDTKVVPKGSVDKIFINTTGLGEIVQEGISSNAITEEDVILINRDIGCHGATIFAAREGIEMSSTLKSDCNSLYPQVKALIDAGIRITAMRDATRGGVAAVLNEWARQSNVCIEVEEANIPVSDEVQGICEMLGFEATSLANEGTFVLAVKRGDAQRAIDILKGFVVCAMASQVGEVSQKYPQRVILKSPWGTSRFLETPSGELLPRIC is encoded by the coding sequence ATGACAAAAACGATTACGTTAGCCCAAGGCAACGGCGGCGAAGAGAATAACGACCTGATCAAAAAGGTGTTTTACAAAGCGTTTAAAAACGAGATACTGGAGCGGAGCGAAGACGCGGCGGTGATCGGGAATCTGGCGATGACGACTGACAGTTTCACGGTGAGCCCGCTGTTTTTTGCGGGGGCGGACATCGGCAAGCTTGCGATCTGCGGAACCTGCAACGATCTGGCCATGATGGGTGCCGCGCCCAGATACCTCACCTGCGCGGTTATCATCGAGGAAGGTTTTGACGTAGCGAGTCTGGAGCGGATCGTCGAGAGCATGCGGCGCGAACTCGAAATCAACGGGGCGGTGGTCGTCAGCGGCGATACGAAAGTCGTCCCGAAAGGGAGTGTGGACAAGATCTTCATCAACACCACGGGGCTGGGTGAGATCGTCCAGGAGGGGATCAGCTCGAACGCCATCACCGAAGAGGACGTGATCCTTATCAACCGCGACATCGGATGCCACGGAGCGACGATTTTTGCCGCACGCGAGGGGATCGAGATGAGCTCTACGCTCAAAAGCGACTGCAACTCCCTCTACCCGCAGGTGAAAGCCCTCATCGATGCGGGGATACGGATCACCGCGATGCGCGACGCAACGCGCGGAGGGGTTGCGGCGGTGCTGAATGAGTGGGCCAGACAATCTAACGTCTGCATCGAAGTGGAAGAAGCCAATATCCCCGTAAGCGATGAGGTACAAGGGATCTGCGAGATGCTCGGATTCGAAGCGACGTCGCTGGCGAACGAGGGGACGTTTGTGCTGGCGGTGAAACGCGGCGATGCGCAGCGGGCCATCGACATTCTGAAGGGTTTTGTCGTCTGTGCGATGGCGTCACAGGTAGGCGAAGTGAGTCAAAAGTATCCTCAGCGCGTTATCCTCAAAAGCCCGTGGGGGACCTCACGGTTTCTGGAAACCCCCAGCGGTGAGCTGTTGCCGAGGATCTGTTAA